The Astyanax mexicanus isolate ESR-SI-001 chromosome 12, AstMex3_surface, whole genome shotgun sequence genome window below encodes:
- the prickle2a gene encoding prickle-like protein 2, with product MMALDMERTVSKLMFDFQRNSTSDDDSGCALEEYAWVPPGLKPEQVHQYYSFLPEDKVPYVNSIGEKHRIKQLLNQLPPHDNEVRYCNSLDEEEKRELKIFSNQRKRDNLGRGTVRPLPLTITGAVCEQCGGQINGGDIAVFASRVGHGLCWHPHCFVCCVCAELLVDLIYFNQDGKIYCGRHHAERLKPRCSACDEIIFADECTEAEGRHWHMRHFCCYECAAPLGGQRYIMREGRPHCCNCFESLYAEYCDACGEHIGIDQGQMAYEGQHWHATEECFCCARCRQSLLGRPFLPKQGLIYCSRLCSQGDEPDLSDSSDSAFQSARSRQSRRSARIGKQGTKNKAEGGRQQSTGSGSATGERHSTDGDSLAVQMDLLSVSSPAPSRTPNRTPTRTPSRTPSRSPSLNRKQSVWMSRDEPYSYESNKRDPSPSPNAHQLRSQCSIRTPYPPSPSQPAKVVSPPESWHKEQQGSNPKKPPVMAALRGHSFNENWMHHGQEPEFHPPKLKTQMSFNEVSSRGAAFLDKRSVSVQGFPRDMRPPLLRSRHHIGPSFGELTPLEQTPRGSADSLALSYATGNSLDGTTRRQEHLSRFSMPDLSKDSGVNVSEKSAMGTLNSSMQFRSTESLSSVPRPLADLGMPVRLRYPPPLYWDSPRGLSFDEQAKGRMGLAGSMGNVHVVTPRPRRANTQDSPRQQRPRQHHHRKSHKGHKGHHRSRRSRSDNALHLAAENQNYPSDPVQRFRDDFQRLPSSRMSRDPFGGNYAYRQQFFRPCPRTTSDLTLQDPGGPRQGQFLGRYGELAEDEDHFCSTCSSSSEASDDEGYFMGEPIPRPVQVRYLDNEDLRQRYSPTMMGGHSQLHTRKRRKSKNCIIS from the exons GTGAGATATTGTAACTCTTTGGATGAAGAGGAGAAGAGGGAGCTGAAGATCTTCAGtaatcagagaaagagagataaccTGGGCAGAGGAACCGTCCGCCCTCTTCCTCTCACTATCACTGGAGCTGTTTGTGAACAG tgtGGAGGGCAGATTAATGGTGGTGATATTGCGGTGTTCGCCTCCCGAGTGGGCCACGGACTGTGCTGGCATCCTCACTGCTTCGTCTGCTGTGTGTGCGCCGAGCTGCTGGTGGACCTCATCTATTTCAACCAGGACGGCAAGATCTACTGCGGCCGCCACCACGCTGAACGGCTCAAGCCACGCTGCTCAGCATGCGATGAG ATTATCTTTGCTGATGAGTGCACAGAGGCAGAAGGGAGGCACTGGCACATGAGGCATTTCTGCTGTTATGAATGCGCGGCACCACTAGGTGGTCAGCGCTACATCATGCGAGAGGGACGACCTCACTGCTGCAACTGTTTCGAGTCACTCTACGCAGAGTACTGCGACGCGTGTGGAGAACATATAG GCATAGACCAAGGCCAAATGGCTTATGAGGGTCAACACTGGCATGCCACCGAAGAGTGTTTCTGCTGCGCTCGCTGCCGCCAGTCTCTGCTGGGTCGTCCCTTTCTGCCCAAGCAAGGCCTCATTTATTGTTCCCGCCTCTGCAGCCAGGGAGACGAGCCCGACCTGTCCGACTCCTCCGACTCCGCCTTTCAAAGCGCCCGCTCCCGCCAGTCACGCCGCAGTGCTCGAATTGGCAAGCAAGGGACCAAGAACAAGGCAGAAGGGGGGCGGCAGCAATCGACTGGCTCGGGATCAGCCACAGGTGAGCGGCATTCGACAGATGGGGACTCCCTCGCCGTACAGATGGACTTGCTGAGCGTGTCGAGCCCTGCTCCCAGCCGCACCCCTAACCGCACGCCAACGCGGACCCCGAGCAGGACCCCAAGTCGTTCTCCAAGCCTGAACCGCAAGCAGTCTGTCTGGATGAGCAGGGATGAACCGTATTCCTACGAGTCCAATAAAAGAGATCCGTCCCCTTCCCCGAATGCTCATCAGCTGCGGAGCCAGTGTAGCATCCGGACCCCTTATCCACCCTCTCCTAGTCAGCCAGCGAAGGTCGTGAGCCCTCCCGAGTCCTGGCACAAAGAACAACAAGGGAGCAACCCCAAAAAGCCTCCAGTTATGGCTGCTCTGAGGGGGCACTCTTTTAACGAGAACTGGATGCATCACGGTCAAGAACCTGAGTTCCATCCACCCAAACTCAAGACGCAGATGAGCTTCAACGAGGTATCAAGTCGGGGTGCAGCTTTTCTAGACAAGAGGAGTGTGAGCGTACAGGGCTTCCCTAGAGACATGCGCCCCCCACTTCTGAGGAGCAGGCACCACATTGGTCCCAGTTTTGGTGAACTGACACCTCTGGAGCAGACACCACGAGGATCTGCGGACTCGCTGGCCCTTTCCTACGCTACAG GAAATTCTTTGGATGGGACCACTAGGCGCCAGGAGCATCTTTCCCGCTTTTCAATGCCTGACTTAAGCAAGGACTCCGGGGTAAATGTATCTGAGAAGAGTGCCATGGGGACTCTAAACTCATCCATGCAGTTCCGCAGCACTGAATCCCTGTCATCAGTCCCAAGACCTCTTGCCGATCTGGGAATGCCTGTCAGACTAAGGTATCCTCCGCCGCTCTACTGGGACTCGCCTCGAGGGCTAAGCTTTGATGAGCAAGCCAAAGGGCGAATGGGCCTTGCGGGAAGCATGGGCAATGTTCACGTAGTGACACCGCGGCCGCGGCGAGCCAACACTCAAGACTCTCCGCGGCAGCAGAGGCCGAGGCAACACCACCATCGCAAGAGTCACAAGGGTCACAAAGGCCACCACCGCTCCAGACGCTCCCGCTCTGACAATGCTCTTCACCTGGCTGCTGAAAACCAGAACTACCCTAGTGACCCTGTGCAGAGGTTCCGCGACGACTTTCAGAGGCTGCCCTCGTCCAGGATGTCGCGTGATCCTTTTGGGGGAAATTACGCATACAGGCAGCAGTTTTTCAGGCCTTGTCCTCGGACCACCTCTGATCTTACCCTGCAGGACCCTGGGGGTCCGAGACAAGGGCAGTTCCTGGGCAGGTATGGAGAGCTGGCCGAAGACGAAGATCACTTTTGCTCCACCTGCTCCTCTTCGTCTGAGGCGTCCGACGACGAAGGATACTTCATGGGTGAACCCATCCCCCGGCCTGTGCAGGTGCGCTATCTCGACAACGAGGATTTGCGACAGCGTTATAGCCCCACTATGATGGGTGGTCACTCCCAGCTACACACACGTAAACGCCGGAAGAGTAAGAACTGCATCATCTCATAA